The Tenrec ecaudatus isolate mTenEca1 chromosome 14, mTenEca1.hap1, whole genome shotgun sequence genome contains a region encoding:
- the LOC142425829 gene encoding olfactory receptor 4K1-like translates to MAHINESVVSEFVLLGLSDSEELQLFLFAIFSVVYVTSVLGNLMIIVIISSDSHLNSPMYFLLSNLSFIDICQSNFATPKMLLDFFVEHKTISFEGCMAQIFLLHSFVGSEMMLLVAMAYDRFIAICKPLHYSTIMSRKLCIIFVSISWAVGILHSVSHLAFTVDLPFCGSNEVDSFFCDLPLVIELACMDTYEMEIMTLTNSGLISLSCFLALIISYTIILVTVQRRSSSASSKALFTLTAHITVVVLFFGPCIYFYIWPFSRLPMDKFLSVFYIVCTPLLNPIIYTLRNEDVKSAMRKLRSRHVNSWRH, encoded by the coding sequence ATGGCtcacataaatgaatcagtggtcTCTGAATTTGTGCTGCTgggactctctgattctgaagaaCTTCAGCTTTTCTTATTCGCCATCTTCTCTGTAGTGTATGTGACTTCTGTACTAGGAAACCTCATGATTATTGTCATCATTTCCTCCGACTCCCATCTGAACTCGCCCATGTACTTCCTCCTCAGCAACCTTTCTTTCATTGATATCTGTCAGTCTAACTTTGCCACCCCTAAGATGCTGCTAGACTTTTTCGTGGAGCACAAGACTATTTCTTTTGAGGGTTGCATGGCCCAGATATTTCTTCTCCACAGTTTTGTGGGGAGTGAGATGATGCTGCTTGTGGCGATGGCCTATGACAGATTTATAGCCATATGTAAGCCCCTGCATTATAGTACAATCATGAGTAGGAAGCTGTGTATAATTTTTGTGTCGATATCGTGGGCTGTGGGTATTCTTCATTCTGTGAGCCATTTGGCGTTTACAGTGGATCTGCCCTTCTGTGGCTCCAATGAGGTAGACAGCTTCTTTtgtgaccttcctctggtgattGAGCTGGCTTGCATGGATACTTATGAAATGGAAATTATGACTTTAACTAACAGTGGTCTGATCTCATTGAGCTGTTTTCTGGCTCTGATCATTTCCTACACCATCATTTTGGTCACTGTCCAACGCAGGTCCTCCAGCGCGTCTTCTAAGGCACTGTTCACCCTAACTGCCCATATCACAGTGGTAGTTCTTTTCTTTGGACCTTGCATTTATTTCTACATCTGGCCTTTTAGCAGACTTCCTATGGATAAGTTCCTTTCTGTGTTCTATATTGTTTGTACACCCCTGTTGAACCCCATCATCTACACTCTGAGGAATGAAGACGTTAAGTCGGCCATGCGGAAATTAAGAAGCCGTCATGTGAACTCGTGGAGACACTAG